The following coding sequences lie in one Thermodesulforhabdaceae bacterium genomic window:
- the cobJ gene encoding precorrin-3B C(17)-methyltransferase, with product MIPEAMDALKSADIIVGYKTYISLIRHLFPSKTFISKGMRQEVERCRIAIEKALEGKDVALVSSGDAGIYGMAGLVLELCKESGILAARESINKENCKSIEVRIIPGVSALNAASSILGAPIMHDFASISLSDHLTPWELIEKRINLASEGDFIIVLYNPRSATRPHLLEKAISVIKTHRSPETPVGIIWRAMREGQKSLVCSLDTIPIEDVDMHSVIIVGNSQTYVWNGWMITPRGYKIQSE from the coding sequence ATGATCCCTGAAGCTATGGATGCGTTGAAATCTGCCGATATTATTGTCGGTTACAAAACTTATATTTCACTTATTCGGCATCTATTTCCATCTAAGACTTTTATCAGCAAGGGCATGCGTCAGGAAGTGGAAAGATGTCGTATCGCCATCGAAAAAGCCTTGGAAGGAAAGGATGTTGCTCTGGTGTCCAGTGGCGATGCAGGAATTTACGGTATGGCTGGCCTTGTGCTGGAACTGTGCAAGGAAAGTGGAATTTTGGCAGCGCGAGAGTCCATAAACAAGGAAAATTGCAAATCCATCGAGGTTAGGATTATTCCTGGAGTGTCTGCCCTTAACGCAGCGTCATCCATATTGGGAGCCCCAATAATGCACGATTTTGCTTCCATTAGCTTAAGTGATCACCTTACTCCGTGGGAACTGATTGAAAAAAGGATTAACCTGGCTTCTGAAGGGGATTTCATCATCGTGCTGTATAATCCCAGAAGTGCCACCAGGCCTCACTTGCTGGAAAAAGCTATATCCGTCATTAAAACCCACAGATCGCCTGAAACGCCGGTTGGAATTATATGGCGAGCAATGAGAGAAGGTCAAAAATCTCTAGTTTGTTCTCTTGATACAATACCAATAGAAGACGTTGACATGCATTCTGTTATCATCGTTGGTAATAGCCAGACCTATGTATGGAACGGCTGGATGATTACTCCGCGAGGATATAAAATTCAGAGCGAATAA
- a CDS encoding cobalamin biosynthesis protein: MASDRQDSEQIAIVAITKEAIELALRLADILKNATVYIFQKNYNALKGYSAAVRPFDNISSVFPEIWNRHNVIICIMATGIVVRTVASLIRNKKSDPAVLVIDEQGRFVISLLSGHYGGANAWAQRMAELLGATPVITTSSDVKGKIALDLLARDNGLVIVEHPDDPSISLAATMRRLLDDEPMWIFDPESRIVSQLTKDYPSLTSVPESSLLRKVNTYGIWVSERLPPEDLRCLRFHPKNLIVGIGCNRGTSADEIVSLIKKVLQQEGLFIGSIQALVSVEIKQDEAGLKEASERLGVPLFFVSIKSLDTVSVLNPSEIVKKHIGVKGVCEAAPIALNPSAQLIVPKTKSANATAAIARVPFQLSA, from the coding sequence ATGGCTTCAGACAGGCAAGACAGTGAACAAATCGCTATCGTGGCAATAACCAAAGAAGCCATAGAGCTGGCTTTACGGCTTGCTGATATTCTGAAAAACGCTACCGTCTATATCTTTCAAAAAAACTACAATGCCCTAAAAGGCTATTCGGCGGCGGTCAGGCCATTTGACAATATTTCTTCAGTATTTCCCGAGATCTGGAATCGCCACAATGTGATCATTTGCATAATGGCAACCGGTATTGTAGTCCGCACTGTTGCATCTCTTATAAGAAATAAAAAATCCGATCCTGCCGTATTAGTTATAGACGAACAAGGCAGGTTTGTTATAAGCCTTCTTTCTGGCCATTATGGCGGTGCTAATGCCTGGGCACAGCGAATGGCGGAACTTCTGGGAGCAACTCCTGTTATCACAACATCATCTGACGTAAAAGGTAAGATAGCTCTCGATTTACTGGCACGAGACAATGGGCTTGTTATCGTAGAACATCCTGACGATCCGTCGATAAGTCTTGCCGCTACCATGAGACGTCTTTTAGACGATGAGCCTATGTGGATATTTGACCCCGAAAGTCGTATTGTTTCTCAGCTTACAAAGGACTATCCATCGTTAACCAGCGTGCCGGAATCTTCCTTGCTGCGGAAGGTTAATACTTACGGAATATGGGTCTCAGAAAGACTTCCTCCAGAAGATCTCAGATGCCTTCGGTTTCATCCCAAAAATCTTATTGTTGGAATAGGCTGTAACCGAGGCACATCGGCAGACGAAATAGTCTCGCTAATAAAGAAGGTTTTACAGCAAGAAGGGCTTTTCATCGGGTCTATTCAGGCTCTCGTCTCAGTTGAAATTAAACAGGATGAGGCAGGACTCAAAGAAGCTTCCGAAAGGCTGGGTGTCCCGCTCTTTTTTGTTTCCATAAAAAGCCTTGATACCGTATCTGTCTTAAACCCATCAGAAATCGTGAAAAAACACATAGGAGTAAAAGGAGTATGCGAAGCCGCACCGATAGCTCTAAACCCCTCAGCTCAGCTGATAGTGCCGAAGACCAAATCGGCAAACGCAACGGCTGCAATAGCACGGGTTCCCTTTCAATTGTCAGCTTAG
- the cobM gene encoding precorrin-4 C(11)-methyltransferase, translated as MTFPVYFVGSGPGDPELITVKGKRLIEEADRIIYAGSLVSEKLLSFAKPQALLIDSASLTLEDTHALIVEGYRNGELVVRLHSGDPSLYGAIHEQMALLEREGIPYEVVPGVSVVFAAAAKLKRELTVPGGSQTLILTRLGGKTPVPERESLKSLASHRATLAIYLSVQSIERVVDNLSESYPSDTPVIVAYRVGWPDEAFICGTLENIVQKVKDEGITRQALILVGEVFGKLDETKRSLLYDGSFSHGFRQARQ; from the coding sequence ATGACATTTCCGGTTTATTTTGTTGGGTCTGGACCCGGAGATCCAGAACTTATTACGGTCAAGGGCAAAAGATTAATAGAAGAAGCGGATCGTATAATCTATGCTGGATCGCTTGTGTCAGAAAAGCTTCTTTCTTTTGCAAAACCCCAAGCGCTTCTTATTGACAGTGCTTCCCTTACACTTGAAGATACTCACGCATTGATAGTCGAAGGATACCGTAATGGAGAACTTGTGGTTCGTCTTCATTCAGGTGATCCATCTCTCTACGGAGCCATTCACGAACAGATGGCGTTGCTTGAGCGAGAAGGTATTCCATACGAGGTTGTCCCGGGAGTATCAGTAGTTTTCGCCGCAGCGGCAAAACTGAAGCGAGAGTTAACCGTGCCAGGGGGCTCCCAGACTCTAATTCTAACAAGACTCGGCGGGAAAACCCCTGTGCCGGAGAGAGAATCTCTTAAATCTCTTGCATCTCACAGAGCAACGCTTGCTATATATTTGAGCGTGCAATCCATTGAACGAGTCGTTGATAACCTTTCTGAAAGCTATCCTTCCGACACGCCCGTAATTGTTGCTTATCGAGTTGGATGGCCCGATGAAGCCTTCATATGCGGCACTCTAGAAAACATCGTTCAAAAAGTAAAAGATGAGGGAATTACTCGCCAGGCATTGATACTTGTGGGAGAAGTCTTCGGCAAGCTGGACGAAACCAAACGCTCTCTTCTATACGACGGTAGCTTTTCTCATGGCTTCAGACAGGCAAGACAGTGA
- a CDS encoding two-component system response regulator — MGMLANNLFQGSNEGTQHQPFKGNILVVDDTKENLDMLTSLLSLQGYLARPVPNGEMALKACEIDPPELILLDINMPGMNGYEVARRLKENPALKNIPIIFVSGLHEERNILQGFKFGSVDYIAKPFRINELLARVETHLKLYRTQQELELYSNHLEKLVHQQVSKLTEAYKATIFAMAKLAEYRDDNTGHHIERVRLYVKTLAQQLAEKSPYKDVITDTFIERIFEASPLHDIGKIAIPDAILLKPGRLTPEEMDIMKLHTVIGASVLKDVYSKHTSNEFVAMSIEIAMSHHERWDGKGYPEGLKGEQIPLPARIVALADVYDALRSKRPYKDPMSHEKALEIIQSEKGGHFDPHVVDAFLEKHTVIEEISETLKNGYNHVVLGNLADAFKRA; from the coding sequence ATGGGGATGTTAGCAAACAATCTATTCCAAGGCAGTAATGAAGGGACTCAACATCAACCCTTCAAAGGTAACATCCTTGTAGTGGACGACACAAAGGAAAACCTTGATATGCTAACTTCCCTTCTGTCTCTCCAGGGCTATCTTGCCAGACCTGTTCCTAACGGAGAAATGGCTCTCAAAGCATGCGAAATAGATCCACCGGAACTTATTCTTCTAGACATCAACATGCCTGGTATGAACGGATACGAAGTAGCAAGGCGCTTAAAAGAAAATCCAGCCCTAAAAAACATCCCGATCATTTTTGTCAGCGGCTTACACGAAGAAAGAAACATCCTTCAGGGGTTCAAATTCGGAAGTGTGGATTACATCGCCAAACCCTTTCGAATAAATGAACTTCTTGCCAGAGTAGAAACTCACCTGAAGCTATACAGAACACAGCAAGAGCTTGAACTATATTCGAATCATCTGGAAAAGCTGGTTCATCAGCAGGTGTCAAAACTAACGGAGGCTTACAAAGCAACGATATTCGCCATGGCAAAGCTTGCAGAATACAGGGACGACAACACAGGACACCACATTGAGCGAGTGCGCCTTTATGTTAAAACGCTTGCTCAACAACTGGCTGAAAAAAGCCCGTATAAGGATGTCATAACTGATACGTTCATCGAAAGAATTTTTGAAGCGAGCCCGCTTCACGACATCGGAAAGATTGCAATTCCTGATGCAATACTGTTAAAACCAGGGCGGCTTACTCCAGAAGAAATGGACATAATGAAGCTTCACACCGTGATTGGAGCATCGGTGCTAAAAGATGTTTATTCAAAACATACTTCTAATGAGTTTGTAGCTATGAGCATAGAAATCGCCATGAGTCACCACGAGCGATGGGATGGTAAGGGATATCCTGAAGGACTTAAAGGTGAGCAAATTCCTTTGCCAGCTCGCATTGTTGCTCTAGCTGACGTTTACGATGCTCTAAGGTCAAAACGCCCCTACAAGGATCCCATGTCTCACGAAAAGGCATTGGAAATCATTCAATCGGAAAAAGGTGGACATTTTGACCCACACGTGGTTGATGCTTTTCTGGAAAAACACACGGTCATAGAAGAGATATCCGAAACTTTAAAGAATGGCTACAACCATGTTGTATTGGGCAATTTGGCAGATGCATTTAAGAGGGCATGA
- a CDS encoding response regulator: MPPFRVIICDDDPGTRELFRNWCRSVNLRVEDAEDGKTLFGKLLVFKPHIIILDIELPDINGITCIEKIRKDNEYKSVKIIVITGKAYAGYEEKALKAGADAFMLKPVNPKELFKTISEFYKPEAADGSILDDKEIPEDLVEELKRLILRADIQGFTRKLKASSTLIRQELISSLLNLARDYRYNEIIETLDKSLTKGKESNGDVSKQSIPRQ, from the coding sequence ATGCCACCATTTAGAGTTATCATCTGCGACGACGATCCCGGAACTAGAGAACTATTTAGAAATTGGTGCCGAAGTGTTAACCTTAGGGTGGAAGATGCCGAGGATGGAAAAACCCTTTTTGGAAAACTTCTCGTATTTAAGCCCCACATCATCATTCTCGATATAGAGTTGCCTGATATAAATGGAATCACATGCATAGAAAAAATCCGAAAAGATAACGAATATAAATCAGTTAAGATCATAGTCATCACAGGCAAGGCTTATGCAGGCTATGAAGAAAAGGCTCTCAAGGCTGGAGCTGATGCTTTTATGTTAAAGCCCGTCAATCCAAAAGAGCTTTTCAAGACTATATCGGAATTTTACAAACCAGAAGCGGCCGATGGATCCATATTGGACGATAAAGAAATACCAGAAGATCTCGTTGAGGAACTTAAACGTCTCATACTGAGAGCGGACATCCAGGGATTTACCCGAAAACTAAAGGCATCTTCCACTCTAATACGTCAAGAACTAATCAGTTCACTTCTCAACCTGGCTAGAGACTATCGTTATAACGAAATTATTGAAACCCTGGATAAAAGTCTAACCAAAGGGAAAGAATCCAATGGGGATGTTAGCAAACAATCTATTCCAAGGCAGTAA
- a CDS encoding ATP-binding protein, giving the protein MRRKIITSIHILFVICAFLLCYIGYILFVNFKTELQRERLLSELFTAEATHIKNQTDFLLTVYDKIMKDLSSDIRVAAYFISKRMGMSEAYGLWISKMEAVKSLEERYCQNIPGSICLDTMILIDNDQKILAYVGSSEVLESIPEEAFSKKENLPVPSYGMICSVRNVMVENQKEGYVIGCVKDGTILGEFKRYAGIRSKFVELASFEWANRTEKLVFYWENGSGWKLMWKDGEIDSLKPHRESKALNFDLHGGIGQLWVYSRPLPAGVQHMMAYILGIGALLCLTIIIHSLRQFIGQLSDLNLKLKQKAKEAEEASQAKSRYVSYISHEIRTPLNYILGYAQMLVEDPSIPEGKRHFLQSIVQGGELVIKIINDVLDIAKVEAGTLDLKPEPFSVKDCFQEIAQTAKLGAIQKGIRLQFMYNWEGDFKEDVWVIGDKLKCQQIMMNFLSNAIKVTPEGGTVKVETRVEETDDKKIKISVDIHDSGPGLSPEEQENLFIPFYQTKTGAKLGGTGLGLYFAHKLVELLGGKVSVESEIGKGTLIRFKHAIGKSHSARPPGRNSDK; this is encoded by the coding sequence ATGAGGCGAAAAATAATAACTAGTATCCATATTCTATTCGTTATTTGCGCCTTTTTACTGTGCTACATTGGATATATTCTATTCGTGAACTTCAAAACCGAGTTGCAGCGAGAAAGGTTGCTTTCAGAACTCTTCACCGCTGAAGCAACGCATATAAAGAACCAGACTGATTTCCTGCTAACTGTATATGACAAAATTATGAAAGATCTTAGCTCGGATATACGTGTCGCTGCTTACTTTATTAGTAAACGTATGGGAATGAGCGAGGCCTACGGATTATGGATTTCCAAAATGGAAGCTGTAAAGTCTCTTGAGGAACGTTACTGCCAAAATATCCCGGGTTCTATATGCCTTGATACCATGATCCTTATTGATAATGACCAAAAGATTCTCGCTTATGTTGGTTCTTCAGAAGTTTTAGAAAGTATCCCCGAGGAAGCGTTTTCAAAAAAAGAAAATCTCCCTGTGCCATCTTATGGAATGATTTGCTCTGTAAGAAACGTAATGGTTGAAAATCAAAAAGAAGGTTACGTTATTGGTTGTGTAAAAGATGGGACAATACTAGGTGAATTTAAGCGCTACGCTGGCATTAGAAGCAAATTTGTCGAATTAGCAAGTTTTGAATGGGCAAATAGAACTGAAAAGCTGGTTTTCTACTGGGAAAATGGATCTGGATGGAAGCTGATGTGGAAAGATGGGGAGATAGACTCTCTCAAGCCGCATAGAGAAAGTAAAGCGTTAAACTTTGATCTCCATGGTGGAATTGGACAACTCTGGGTCTATTCTAGACCTTTACCTGCAGGCGTCCAGCATATGATGGCCTACATTCTCGGGATTGGTGCACTTCTATGCCTGACCATCATAATCCACAGCTTAAGACAATTTATCGGTCAACTCTCAGATCTGAACCTTAAACTCAAACAGAAAGCCAAAGAAGCGGAAGAAGCCAGTCAAGCAAAGAGCCGTTATGTCTCCTACATTTCCCATGAAATAAGAACTCCTTTAAATTACATCCTGGGATACGCTCAGATGCTGGTCGAAGACCCATCCATTCCTGAGGGCAAACGACACTTTCTTCAATCCATTGTTCAGGGCGGGGAGCTAGTTATAAAAATCATAAATGACGTTCTGGATATTGCTAAGGTAGAAGCAGGAACTTTGGATTTAAAACCCGAACCTTTCAGTGTGAAGGATTGCTTCCAAGAAATTGCACAGACGGCAAAGCTCGGAGCCATTCAAAAAGGCATTCGCCTTCAGTTCATGTACAACTGGGAAGGCGACTTCAAAGAAGATGTCTGGGTTATTGGGGACAAACTAAAATGCCAGCAGATTATGATGAACTTCTTAAGTAACGCTATTAAAGTCACCCCCGAAGGGGGCACAGTTAAGGTAGAGACAAGAGTGGAAGAAACAGACGACAAGAAAATCAAAATATCTGTTGATATTCATGATTCTGGACCTGGTTTATCTCCCGAAGAGCAGGAAAACCTTTTCATCCCCTTTTACCAGACCAAAACGGGAGCAAAACTCGGAGGAACCGGACTGGGGTTGTATTTTGCCCACAAACTTGTTGAGCTTTTAGGCGGCAAAGTATCGGTAGAAAGTGAAATTGGTAAGGGAACTTTAATTCGCTTTAAGCATGCCATTGGAAAGAGCCACTCCGCTCGACCACCTGGAAGAAACAGCGATAAATGA
- a CDS encoding transporter substrate-binding domain-containing protein, with translation MGRAYRCIKIVFISFAVVMASGVSHFAWSENGKSITPLRHLAIPYANFNTGYGTGFDMEIVKLFAQKIGRPYEYVETSWQNVISDLIGKEISVTGNEVTLGNNVPIKGDIICTGFTVLPWREKIVSFSNPTFPTQVWVVTSSKSPLVPISPFGNVEKDIKATKEILKNRTVMGIKGLCVDPVLYGIDKIATVKYFDGILNDLAGVVIKGDSEVIILDAPDTFVALQKWPGQIKILGPVSEKQTMACAFRKEDREMLESFNQFLKEIQESGFYMKLIEKYYPAAPIYFPEFFQKLQGQAKNEAKNNN, from the coding sequence ATGGGCAGAGCTTACCGATGTATAAAGATAGTCTTTATATCCTTTGCCGTGGTTATGGCGAGTGGGGTTTCACATTTTGCGTGGAGCGAAAACGGAAAATCCATCACACCGTTAAGGCACCTTGCCATTCCTTACGCCAATTTTAATACGGGATACGGCACAGGATTCGATATGGAAATCGTGAAGTTGTTTGCTCAAAAAATAGGCAGACCTTACGAATATGTAGAAACATCGTGGCAAAACGTAATTTCGGATCTTATCGGAAAAGAGATCTCCGTAACCGGCAACGAAGTCACGTTAGGAAATAACGTCCCCATTAAGGGCGATATTATTTGCACTGGGTTTACAGTTCTTCCATGGCGAGAAAAAATAGTGTCTTTCTCAAACCCAACTTTCCCAACTCAAGTTTGGGTTGTGACGTCCAGCAAATCGCCCCTTGTTCCCATCAGCCCCTTTGGTAATGTGGAAAAAGACATAAAAGCCACAAAAGAAATATTGAAAAACCGAACTGTTATGGGAATCAAGGGCTTATGTGTAGATCCTGTGCTTTACGGTATAGATAAAATAGCTACCGTAAAATACTTTGATGGAATTCTTAACGATTTGGCTGGGGTCGTTATAAAAGGCGATTCAGAAGTTATAATTCTGGATGCACCTGATACTTTTGTTGCTCTTCAGAAATGGCCTGGACAAATTAAAATATTAGGTCCAGTATCAGAAAAGCAAACTATGGCTTGTGCTTTCCGAAAAGAGGATAGGGAAATGCTAGAGTCTTTCAACCAATTTCTTAAAGAAATTCAGGAAAGCGGGTTTTATATGAAGCTTATTGAAAAATACTATCCAGCTGCACCTATCTATTTCCCTGAATTTTTCCAGAAGTTACAAGGACAAGCAAAGAATGAGGCGAAAAATAATAACTAG